In one Hemiscyllium ocellatum isolate sHemOce1 chromosome 29, sHemOce1.pat.X.cur, whole genome shotgun sequence genomic region, the following are encoded:
- the sidt2 gene encoding SID1 transmembrane family member 2 isoform X4, with protein MSTTPWQTLIPIKMSSEQRGFCTSLTLHGRTSGFSAKNIKFISVSFLRNIATIAVFYALPVIQLVITYQTVFNITGNQDICYYNFMCAHPLGVLSAFNNILSNLGYLMLGLLFLLIVLQREILHKRALMRNDICALECGIPKHFGLFYAMGTALMMEGLLSACYHVCPNYTNFQFDTSFMYMIAGLCMLKLYEKRHPDINASAYSAYACLALVIFFSVLGVVFGKDYIVFWAVFSFIHILATLLLSIQLYYMGRWKLDTGICRRIIHVIYTDHIRQCSGPAYIDRMVLLIMGNIVNWSLAAYGLILRPKDFASYLLAIGICNLLLYFAFYIIMKLRSGETIRPIPLICIICTAVVWGFALFFFFQGLSTWQKTPAESREHNRECILLDFFDDHDIWHFLSSIALFGSFLILLTLDEDLDHVQRDKIYVF; from the exons ATGAGTACGACACCCTGGCAGACATTGATTCCGATAAAAATGTCATCAGAACAAAG AGGTTTCTGTACGTCTCTGACCTTGCACGGAAGGACAAGCGGGTTCTCAgcaaaaaatataaaatttatTTCTG TTTCCTTTCTCAGGAATATCGCGACAATAGCAGTTTTCTACGCACTGCCAGTGATTCAACTGGTCATCACATATCAGACG GTATTCAATATCACAGGAAATCAAGACATCTGTTACTACAATTTCATGTGTGCTCATCCTCTTGGGGTCCTCAG TGCATTTAACAATATCCTGAGTAACCTTGGATACCTGATGTTGGGTCTTCTGTTCTTGCTGATTGTCTTACAACGTGAGATTCTGCACAAACGGGCCCTCATGCGGAATGACATCTGTGCATTG GAATGTGGAATCCCTAAACATTTTGGTTTGTTTTATGCGATGGGAACTGCTCTGATGATGGAAGGGCTACTCAGTGCCTGTTACCATGTTTGTCCAAACTACACTAACTTCCAGTTTG acacatctttCATGTACATGATAGCAGGCCTCTGTATGCTGAAACTGTATGAGAAGCGACACCCGGACATTAATGCCAGTGCCTATTCTGCTTATGCCTGTCTTGCCTTAGTCATATTCTTCTCTGTGCTGGGAGTG GTCTTCGGGAAGGATTACATCGTGTTCTGGGCTGTTTTCTCCTTTATTCACATCCTGGCAACACTTTTGCTCAGTATACAACTGTACTACATGGGCCGCTGGAAACTTG ataCAGGGATTTGCCGAAGGATTATTCATGTGATTTACACTGACCATATCCGACAGTGCAGCGGACCTGCCTACATA GATCGGATGGTATTACTTATTATGGGGAATATTGTGAACTGGTCACT AGCTGCGTACGGACTAATTCTGAGACCCAAAGATTTTGCATCCTATCTGCTGGCAATAGGAATCTGCAACTTGCTCCTCTACTTCGCGTTTTACATCATCATGAAG ctCCGAAGTGGTGAAACAATCAGGCCCATTCCCCTGATCTGTATTATCTGCACAGCTGTCGTCTGGGGATTTGCtctgtttttcttctttcagGGCCTCAGTACGTGGCAG AAAACCCCAGCAGAGTCCAGGGAGCACAACAGAGAATGTATCCTGCTTGACTTCTTTGATGATCATGACATTTGGCATTTTTTGTCCTCTATAGCACTATTTGGATCTTTCCTG ATCTTGTTGACTCTGGATGAAGACCTGGATCACGTGCAAAGAGACAAAATCTATGTCTTCTAA